From Pusillibacter faecalis, one genomic window encodes:
- a CDS encoding CD1845 family protein: protein MKILLKMLVLPVALSLSVLTALFMFLFDICAFLLTIASVILAVLGIALFFVPSPLGGAVFLFLAFLLSPYGLQAAASSILWALDGGKSAFYRFLLS, encoded by the coding sequence ATGAAGATTCTGCTGAAAATGTTGGTCCTGCCCGTTGCTTTGAGCCTGTCCGTCCTGACTGCTCTTTTCATGTTTCTCTTTGATATTTGCGCCTTCCTGCTGACAATAGCCTCCGTGATCCTGGCGGTGCTGGGGATCGCCCTCTTTTTCGTGCCTTCCCCTTTGGGTGGAGCTGTGTTCCTGTTCCTTGCCTTCCTCCTTTCTCCCTACGGGCTGCAAGCGGCGGCGTCCTCGATCCTGTGGGCACTGGACGGAGGCAAGTCCGCTTTTTATCGGTTCCTATTAAGTTAA
- a CDS encoding relaxase/mobilization nuclease domain-containing protein: MLQRHAGEGETIAEAIRDCLDYGKDPEKTESGKYISAYECDPATVADEFLLAKASYAAMTGREQKKANDVLCYQIRQSFYPGEITPKEANRIGYELAMRWTKGRHAFIVTTHTDRQHIHCHIYYNSTTLDCTRKFRNFWGSSFALRRLSDRLCLENGLSIVENPKPRSKGKYRNYGEWQKERKGPLSYQDRLRFAIDTALAERTADLDEFLSLMKRAGYEVKKVRGGGISFRLTGQGQERFTRLRASTLGDGYDLKDILAAIEGKEKRPGRPERKISLAVDIQAKLAAGKGPGYERWAKVFNIKQMAAALAYIQDNGLTDYEQLAQKATEATDHFHELSEQIKRTEQAMKTNAGLKAATVQYAKTRPVFEQYKAAKYSRKFLAEHEADIELYRAAQAEMRRLLGGAKLPKIDALKEEGRKLTAKKKRLYGEYQKARRDMQEIVTIKANIDTLLGYTEPGRKQEKER, encoded by the coding sequence TTGTTGCAGCGCCATGCGGGCGAAGGCGAAACGATTGCCGAGGCCATCCGGGATTGTCTGGACTATGGCAAGGACCCGGAGAAAACAGAAAGTGGAAAGTATATCTCCGCTTATGAGTGCGACCCTGCCACCGTGGCGGACGAGTTTCTTTTGGCGAAAGCCAGCTATGCCGCCATGACAGGCCGGGAACAGAAAAAGGCCAATGATGTGCTGTGCTATCAGATACGACAGTCCTTCTATCCGGGGGAGATCACACCGAAGGAGGCGAACCGTATCGGCTATGAGCTGGCTATGCGCTGGACGAAGGGGCGGCACGCTTTTATCGTTACCACGCACACAGACCGCCAGCACATCCATTGTCACATCTATTACAACTCCACCACCCTTGATTGCACCCGGAAATTCCGAAACTTCTGGGGCTCCAGCTTTGCCCTCCGGCGGCTCTCCGACCGGCTGTGCCTTGAAAACGGGCTGTCCATCGTGGAGAACCCGAAGCCCCGGAGCAAGGGCAAGTATCGGAACTATGGGGAGTGGCAGAAAGAACGAAAAGGCCCGCTTTCGTATCAGGACCGGCTGCGCTTTGCCATTGATACCGCGCTGGCCGAGCGCACCGCCGATCTGGACGAATTTCTTTCCCTGATGAAGCGGGCCGGATATGAAGTCAAGAAGGTTCGGGGCGGCGGTATCAGCTTCCGGCTGACCGGGCAGGGGCAGGAACGCTTTACCCGTCTGCGGGCCTCTACGCTGGGGGACGGCTACGATCTGAAAGATATACTGGCCGCCATTGAGGGCAAAGAAAAACGCCCCGGACGCCCGGAGCGGAAAATCAGTCTGGCGGTGGATATTCAAGCAAAGCTGGCCGCCGGTAAGGGGCCGGGCTATGAGCGATGGGCGAAGGTGTTTAACATCAAGCAGATGGCTGCCGCCCTCGCCTATATACAGGACAACGGCCTGACCGATTATGAGCAGTTGGCGCAGAAAGCCACCGAGGCAACCGACCATTTCCACGAGCTTTCCGAACAGATTAAGCGGACGGAACAGGCCATGAAAACCAATGCCGGGCTAAAGGCCGCAACGGTTCAGTATGCCAAAACACGCCCGGTCTTTGAGCAGTACAAGGCAGCGAAGTACAGCAGGAAATTTCTTGCGGAGCATGAGGCCGATATTGAACTGTACCGGGCGGCACAGGCGGAAATGCGCCGCCTGCTGGGCGGGGCGAAGCTCCCGAAAATAGATGCGCTGAAGGAGGAAGGCCGTAAGCTCACGGCAAAGAAAAAGCGCCTTTATGGAGAGTATCAGAAAGCGCGCCGGGATATGCAGGAAATCGTCACCATCAAGGCAAATATTGATACTCTGCTGGGCTACACCGAGCCGGGCAGAAAGCAGGAAAAGGAGCGTTGA
- a CDS encoding PLP-dependent aminotransferase family protein, with the protein MPVNSFENYPMSWKPVISDRKSAIYTQLAEQLVKDIRNGLLKPGDKLPPQRELADYLDLHLSTVTRAYKLCEERGLICAKVGQGTFVSSDVNTSDTLLYANEELNFVQLGTVLPPYNGNQKVIEFIKSLLSQPDIQGFLEYRSPTGTYIQRKNFSVWAKKIGIDTTSENILFATGGQNAICATILGLFHPGDRIGVNALSFSGLKAIAKMIGVQLVPLPEKQGHIDLDTIEQFCETENLKGLYFIPDHHNPTTYTMKSDERKFIANIAVKNNLVIIEDAINRMFVGQNIPPIFSYAPNNTIYIFSTSKFLCAGLRVAYIIVPNQYRQSLENALYNMNLMVSPFNLEIVNRIFSSVLLEELITEKKQELMERNTIVNSILQGYDILGESTCNFRWLFLPDKWNSHDFEIEARKRGVQIFCADRFAIGKTVPPKAIRLSISSPSSRVELENGITIIKSLL; encoded by the coding sequence ATGCCAGTAAATTCTTTTGAAAATTATCCAATGAGTTGGAAACCTGTTATCTCTGATCGTAAGAGTGCCATTTACACACAACTTGCAGAGCAACTTGTGAAAGACATTCGTAATGGTTTATTAAAACCGGGTGATAAACTTCCACCGCAGCGGGAACTTGCCGATTATTTGGATCTGCATTTAAGTACTGTTACGCGAGCATACAAATTGTGCGAAGAGCGAGGGTTAATATGCGCAAAGGTCGGGCAAGGAACTTTTGTATCTTCTGATGTAAACACAAGTGACACTTTGCTTTATGCGAATGAAGAATTAAATTTTGTTCAGTTGGGAACTGTACTTCCACCTTATAATGGAAATCAAAAAGTAATAGAATTTATAAAAAGTCTTTTGTCGCAACCAGACATCCAAGGCTTTTTGGAGTACCGATCTCCAACAGGCACTTATATTCAAAGAAAAAATTTCTCGGTATGGGCAAAAAAAATAGGCATAGATACCACATCGGAAAACATTTTGTTTGCAACCGGAGGACAAAATGCGATATGCGCAACCATTCTAGGATTATTTCATCCCGGAGATCGTATCGGAGTTAACGCTCTAAGTTTTTCCGGCTTAAAAGCTATTGCAAAAATGATTGGAGTTCAATTAGTACCATTACCAGAGAAGCAAGGACATATAGATCTGGACACCATCGAACAGTTTTGCGAAACAGAAAACTTAAAAGGCTTATATTTTATTCCCGATCATCATAATCCCACAACCTATACGATGAAATCCGATGAGCGAAAATTTATTGCAAACATTGCTGTAAAAAACAATCTTGTAATCATTGAGGACGCAATTAACCGTATGTTTGTTGGGCAAAACATTCCGCCTATTTTTTCATACGCACCCAATAATACTATTTACATTTTCAGCACCTCAAAGTTTTTGTGTGCGGGTTTACGAGTTGCTTATATTATAGTGCCAAATCAATATCGTCAGTCGCTTGAAAATGCACTGTACAACATGAATCTTATGGTGTCTCCGTTTAATCTGGAAATTGTAAATCGTATATTTAGTTCTGTGTTATTGGAGGAATTGATTACCGAGAAAAAGCAAGAGCTAATGGAACGGAATACAATAGTCAATTCAATTCTTCAAGGATACGATATTTTAGGCGAATCCACTTGTAATTTTCGATGGCTATTTTTGCCCGACAAGTGGAATAGCCACGATTTTGAAATAGAGGCAAGAAAAAGAGGGGTACAAATTTTTTGCGCAGATCGTTTTGCAATAGGAAAAACTGTACCACCAAAGGCCATTAGATTGTCCATATCTTCGCCATCAAGCAGGGTTGAATTAGAAAATGGAATTACCATAATCAAATCATTACTATAA
- a CDS encoding C40 family peptidase, whose translation MRQEDDRGGPQDTGKAQEPESSAEKAGSKKDKYQKAQAKAERAGEKLGKAREKLDKVEAKRAAQKPPGLAKKAVRGARTEAWFYLHNKIHEVEHENVGVEGAHKSELTAEAGTRKLTRYAKRRWREHPARKVAKWERKDIKARANVDFQKMAAEHPELASNPLSRIQQKWKLKRRYSKEAKAAAKQSAKAAKKAAAASGNVTWRAAQFVTRHPVAVLVLVLLLLVCYLLSAVSSIFPTLGSGLANAVSGTSYASEDADLLGVDEDYTALENELAQTVANIESTHPGYDEYRYSVDEIGHNPYELASYLSAKYHVYFREQVQDELREIFEAQYELTLTEEIEIRYRTETSTDPETGETTTEEVPYEYYILNVTLTNKTLPAVILPRLDEQQREIYTVMQQLKGNKPYLWEGIYTGGEDTGPSYEIPGEALDDPAFAALMAEATKYIGWPYVWGGSSPSTSFDCSGFVCWVYTASGVHNLPRTTAQGIYNQCAIISPSEAKPGDIIFFTGTYDSPGPVSHVGIYVGDGMMLHCGSPIQYANINSSYWQTHFYAFGRL comes from the coding sequence ATGAGGCAGGAGGATGACCGGGGCGGTCCGCAGGATACCGGCAAGGCGCAGGAGCCGGAGAGCTCCGCCGAGAAAGCCGGGAGTAAAAAGGACAAGTACCAGAAGGCGCAGGCCAAAGCGGAGCGCGCCGGGGAAAAGCTGGGAAAGGCCCGGGAGAAGCTGGATAAGGTCGAGGCGAAACGGGCGGCGCAGAAGCCGCCGGGGCTTGCGAAGAAAGCTGTCCGGGGAGCCCGCACCGAGGCATGGTTTTATCTCCACAACAAAATCCATGAAGTCGAGCATGAAAATGTGGGCGTGGAAGGAGCGCATAAATCCGAGCTGACCGCCGAGGCCGGGACCCGGAAACTGACCCGGTATGCCAAACGGCGCTGGCGGGAACACCCGGCCCGGAAGGTGGCAAAGTGGGAACGGAAGGACATAAAAGCCCGGGCCAATGTAGATTTTCAGAAGATGGCCGCCGAGCACCCGGAGCTTGCCAGCAATCCGCTGTCCCGGATACAGCAGAAGTGGAAACTGAAACGCCGGTATTCCAAAGAGGCAAAGGCGGCGGCAAAACAGAGCGCAAAGGCCGCAAAGAAAGCCGCTGCCGCTTCGGGGAATGTGACCTGGCGGGCGGCGCAGTTTGTGACCCGTCATCCTGTGGCGGTTTTGGTGTTGGTGCTGTTGCTGCTGGTCTGCTATCTCCTGTCGGCGGTAAGCTCCATCTTTCCCACGCTTGGCAGCGGTCTTGCCAATGCGGTGTCCGGCACTTCCTATGCTTCGGAGGACGCCGACCTGCTTGGCGTGGACGAGGACTACACGGCGCTGGAAAATGAACTGGCGCAGACGGTAGCGAACATCGAAAGCACCCATCCCGGCTATGACGAGTACCGCTATTCCGTGGACGAGATCGGCCACAACCCCTATGAGCTGGCGTCCTATCTCTCGGCAAAGTACCATGTTTATTTCCGGGAGCAGGTGCAGGACGAGCTACGGGAGATCTTCGAGGCGCAGTATGAGCTGACCTTGACGGAAGAAATCGAGATACGCTACCGTACCGAAACCAGCACCGACCCGGAAACCGGAGAAACCACCACCGAGGAAGTCCCCTATGAGTATTACATCCTCAATGTGACCCTCACAAACAAAACGCTGCCTGCCGTGATCCTGCCGAGGCTGGATGAACAGCAGCGGGAAATCTACACCGTCATGCAGCAGCTCAAAGGCAACAAGCCCTATTTGTGGGAAGGGATTTATACCGGCGGCGAGGACACCGGCCCCAGCTATGAGATACCCGGCGAGGCGCTGGATGACCCGGCCTTTGCGGCGCTCATGGCGGAGGCGACAAAGTACATCGGCTGGCCTTATGTGTGGGGCGGCTCCAGCCCGTCCACCTCCTTTGACTGCTCGGGCTTTGTCTGCTGGGTGTACACGGCCAGCGGCGTCCACAACCTGCCCCGTACCACGGCGCAGGGCATTTACAACCAGTGTGCCATCATTTCCCCCTCCGAGGCAAAGCCGGGCGACATTATCTTTTTCACGGGAACCTATGACAGCCCCGGCCCTGTGTCCCATGTGGGGATTTATGTGGGCGACGGGATGATGCTCCATTGTGGTTCTCCCATCCAATACGCAAATATCAATTCAAGCTACTGGCAGACACATTTCTACGCCTTCGGGCGCTTGTGA
- a CDS encoding aspartate/glutamate racemase family protein, with translation MKKIGLVGGIGPASTVEYYLGLIQKSLHEQNNSIYPEIVIDSVNMLKHDVALENSDYSVLGEYLLSSLSNLKAAGAEIAAITANTEHIVWDRICNNFPLPVISIVEETIKELKRLRFKKALIFGTELTLRSGLYEKALTANGLKAVIPSNAEISLLGKLIYPNLENGIVIPSDKEKMIALANKYIAKENVDALILGCTELPLAIKSEDVNVPIVNTTQVHINAIYQYAIQ, from the coding sequence ATGAAAAAAATTGGACTTGTCGGAGGGATTGGCCCTGCTTCAACAGTAGAGTACTATTTGGGACTTATACAAAAAAGTTTGCATGAACAAAATAACAGCATATATCCAGAAATTGTGATTGATAGTGTAAATATGCTTAAACATGATGTGGCGCTCGAAAATAGTGACTATTCAGTTTTAGGAGAATATTTACTTTCCAGTCTCTCTAATTTGAAAGCGGCTGGTGCAGAGATTGCCGCTATTACCGCAAATACAGAACATATTGTGTGGGATAGAATATGCAATAATTTCCCGCTACCTGTAATTAGCATTGTCGAGGAAACCATTAAGGAACTTAAGCGGCTTCGCTTCAAAAAAGCACTTATCTTTGGTACAGAATTGACTTTGCGTAGCGGTCTTTATGAAAAAGCATTAACAGCAAACGGGCTGAAAGCGGTTATCCCATCTAACGCAGAAATATCTCTATTAGGGAAACTGATATACCCCAATTTAGAGAATGGTATAGTAATTCCAAGCGATAAAGAGAAAATGATTGCACTGGCAAATAAGTATATTGCAAAAGAAAATGTAGATGCACTTATTCTCGGCTGTACTGAGTTGCCACTTGCTATAAAATCTGAAGATGTTAATGTTCCAATTGTGAATACCACCCAAGTACATATCAACGCAATTTACCAATATGCGATTCAATAA
- a CDS encoding cysteine-rich VLP protein → MDARELTRDEKKKIRTLVTGMCANYDRESGLCLPLDCACYMLHKCWTGAYCRYFREAVLPLNLELHAALTAEGSSPQLRACAVCGRAFLPEGRQAYCSDACKAEGNRRKSRERMRKMREKRPDGGYDLPPRKA, encoded by the coding sequence ATGGACGCCCGGGAGCTGACCCGTGACGAGAAGAAGAAAATCCGCACTCTGGTCACGGGGATGTGCGCCAACTATGACCGGGAAAGCGGCCTGTGCCTTCCTCTTGACTGTGCCTGCTATATGCTGCACAAGTGCTGGACAGGGGCGTACTGCCGTTACTTCCGTGAGGCTGTCCTGCCCCTTAACCTGGAGCTTCATGCGGCGCTGACCGCAGAAGGTAGCTCCCCGCAGCTTCGAGCCTGTGCGGTCTGCGGGCGGGCATTTTTACCCGAAGGCCGTCAAGCCTACTGTTCCGACGCCTGCAAGGCCGAAGGGAACCGCCGGAAAAGCCGGGAACGCATGAGGAAAATGCGGGAGAAAAGGCCGGACGGCGGTTACGATTTACCGCCCCGAAAGGCTTGA
- a CDS encoding aspartate/glutamate racemase family protein, with translation MKTIGLIGGMSWESTVTYYQVINETIKQQLGGLHSAKCILYSVDFDEIEKYQSSGEWNKSAYVLTEAARALERAGADFIVICTNTMHKVAPEISKKISIPILHIADMTAIELKKSNIKKVGLLGTKYTMQQEFYKDVLKSNGIDVMIPNCSDIETVNHIIYDELCVGVVSKQSKDKYLRIISELSKNGAEGIILGCTEIGLLVKQSDTDVPLFDTTLIHAKRAALQALE, from the coding sequence ATGAAAACAATAGGTTTGATTGGTGGTATGAGCTGGGAAAGCACCGTGACATACTATCAAGTGATTAACGAGACGATTAAACAGCAACTTGGCGGCTTACATTCTGCCAAATGTATTTTATATAGTGTCGATTTTGATGAAATTGAAAAATATCAATCAAGTGGAGAATGGAATAAAAGCGCGTATGTTCTTACTGAGGCTGCAAGAGCATTGGAACGTGCAGGCGCAGATTTCATCGTGATTTGCACGAATACCATGCACAAAGTTGCACCCGAAATCAGCAAAAAGATAAGCATACCTATCTTACATATTGCCGATATGACAGCCATTGAATTAAAAAAATCCAATATAAAAAAAGTGGGGCTGTTGGGCACAAAATACACGATGCAGCAAGAGTTTTACAAAGACGTTTTGAAATCTAACGGCATAGATGTTATGATTCCTAATTGTTCCGACATAGAGACTGTCAATCATATTATCTATGATGAATTATGCGTGGGGGTCGTATCAAAGCAGTCGAAGGATAAATATTTGAGAATCATTTCCGAACTATCAAAAAACGGTGCGGAAGGTATTATTTTAGGGTGTACAGAAATCGGGCTTCTTGTAAAGCAGAGTGACACCGATGTTCCCCTTTTCGATACTACGCTAATCCATGCGAAAAGAGCAGCACTACAAGCTCTTGAATAA
- a CDS encoding DUF4316 domain-containing protein yields MHEKDNYLKTAELSTEQNCNMIDGVPNNTPIPPMPPELDAKPLDKVKEPKERRKGRELER; encoded by the coding sequence ATGCACGAAAAAGACAACTATTTGAAAACCGCCGAGCTCTCCACGGAGCAGAACTGCAACATGATCGACGGCGTACCCAACAACACGCCCATCCCGCCTATGCCCCCGGAGCTGGACGCAAAGCCGCTGGACAAGGTAAAGGAGCCCAAAGAGCGCAGAAAGGGCCGGGAGCTGGAACGCTGA
- a CDS encoding helix-turn-helix domain-containing protein: protein MRMNQDERRFDFHGLGLALKQAREEKGWTQAYVAELVGKTDRTIMNIENKGQHPSFNLFFKLVTLFDISVDQFFYTEGQRGENSCRKHIDVLLSSMNEKELVVMEATAEGLKKARETEVQE from the coding sequence ATGAGAATGAACCAAGACGAAAGAAGGTTTGACTTTCACGGGCTCGGGCTCGCTTTGAAACAAGCCAGAGAGGAAAAGGGCTGGACACAAGCCTATGTGGCGGAACTGGTCGGCAAGACTGACCGCACCATTATGAACATTGAGAACAAAGGCCAGCACCCCAGCTTCAACCTGTTTTTCAAACTCGTCACTCTGTTCGACATTTCCGTAGATCAGTTTTTCTATACAGAAGGTCAGCGTGGAGAGAACAGTTGCAGAAAGCATATTGATGTGCTTTTGAGCTCGATGAATGAGAAAGAGCTTGTTGTTATGGAGGCCACAGCCGAAGGGCTCAAGAAAGCCAGAGAAACGGAGGTTCAGGAGTAA
- a CDS encoding DUF4315 family protein — protein sequence MNKIDKLDKELEKAREKAAEWQAKIRELEKQKQEEENSQIVQAVRSLKLTPAELMAFLNDPQNSLAASGHNGPKPEAPEKEDTAHEEN from the coding sequence ATGAACAAGATCGACAAGCTCGATAAGGAGCTGGAAAAGGCCCGGGAGAAGGCCGCCGAGTGGCAGGCCAAAATCCGGGAACTGGAAAAGCAGAAACAGGAGGAAGAAAACAGCCAGATCGTACAGGCGGTGCGCTCTCTCAAACTGACCCCCGCCGAGCTGATGGCCTTTCTGAACGACCCCCAAAACAGCCTTGCCGCTTCGGGCCACAATGGTCCGAAGCCAGAGGCACCCGAAAAGGAGGACACGGCCCATGAAGAAAACTAA
- a CDS encoding plasmid mobilization protein: MENRKRNVHLHVMVTPDELAAIHERMAEAGISNAGAYVRKMALNGYILHVDLAPIKELISLQRRCSNNLNQVAVHAHTYGVYPEEIDGLKRDYEKLWGEVSKVLRELSDLVAK; this comes from the coding sequence ATGGAGAACCGCAAGCGGAATGTCCATCTGCACGTCATGGTGACGCCGGACGAGCTGGCGGCCATCCATGAGCGGATGGCCGAAGCGGGCATTTCCAATGCTGGGGCTTATGTGCGAAAGATGGCTCTGAACGGGTATATCCTGCACGTTGACCTTGCGCCCATAAAAGAATTGATCTCTCTGCAAAGGCGCTGTTCCAACAATCTCAATCAGGTCGCCGTACACGCTCATACCTACGGCGTGTACCCGGAGGAAATCGACGGATTGAAGCGGGACTATGAAAAGCTGTGGGGCGAGGTGTCAAAGGTGCTGCGGGAGCTTTCCGATCTGGTGGCGAAGTAA
- a CDS encoding cysteine-rich KTR domain-containing protein has translation MRKEQHYKLLNNKSSNRKWLLCPICFSKTRLQIQYDTIIKNFPLFCPKCKRETIIHVHNLQVTIAKEPDA, from the coding sequence ATGCGAAAAGAGCAGCACTACAAGCTCTTGAATAATAAAAGTTCCAATAGGAAATGGTTATTATGCCCGATTTGCTTTAGTAAAACCAGACTCCAAATCCAATATGATACAATCATAAAGAATTTCCCGCTCTTTTGTCCGAAATGCAAACGCGAGACAATAATTCATGTTCATAATTTGCAGGTAACAATCGCTAAAGAGCCAGACGCATAA
- a CDS encoding DUF4366 domain-containing protein, whose product MKKTKFRRLAVMTACLLCCLIFTVPAYAQSNEPQPEATPAPVETEAEPETQNPFTSDGTGTVVDNATDEDGKEFYTITTADESIFYLVIDKQKTSENVYFLNAVTVDDLLPLAEQGEEPAEEVPPEPEPESTEPVEEVTEPEPEPEAEAEKTDSLFLSLLLIGAVVLIGGGVGYYFKIYKPKHEAPDLEDDYCEYEDEGPEEITEKPEDEDTPPWDEDTEEQEARQ is encoded by the coding sequence ATGAAGAAAACTAAATTTCGCAGGCTGGCGGTGATGACTGCCTGCCTTTTGTGTTGCCTGATCTTTACGGTCCCGGCTTACGCCCAGAGCAATGAGCCGCAGCCCGAGGCCACCCCCGCCCCGGTGGAAACCGAAGCGGAGCCGGAAACCCAGAACCCCTTCACCTCGGATGGAACGGGAACGGTGGTGGACAACGCCACCGACGAGGACGGCAAAGAGTTCTACACCATTACCACCGCAGACGAGAGTATTTTCTATCTGGTGATCGACAAGCAGAAAACCAGCGAAAACGTCTATTTCCTCAACGCTGTAACCGTGGATGACCTTCTGCCTCTTGCCGAACAGGGCGAGGAACCAGCCGAGGAAGTGCCCCCCGAACCGGAGCCGGAGTCCACCGAACCCGTGGAGGAAGTGACCGAGCCGGAACCCGAACCCGAGGCCGAGGCCGAAAAAACAGACAGCCTATTTCTTTCGCTGCTCCTGATCGGGGCGGTGGTGCTGATTGGCGGCGGTGTCGGTTATTACTTCAAGATTTACAAGCCGAAGCACGAAGCGCCGGACCTGGAGGATGACTACTGCGAATATGAGGACGAAGGGCCGGAGGAAATCACAGAGAAACCCGAGGACGAGGATACCCCTCCGTGGGACGAGGACACGGAAGAACAGGAGGCCCGCCAGTGA